A section of the Polyangium spumosum genome encodes:
- a CDS encoding DUF4398 domain-containing protein: MGGLLLTGATGCGGSIYAITSSSASSKLETAEALGAERYAPYEFWYAKLHLHKAMEEASTADYGDAIKFAGTAEEYAEKAIVLAKQAHEGSGR, encoded by the coding sequence ATGGGAGGTCTCCTCCTCACCGGCGCGACCGGCTGTGGTGGCTCGATCTACGCGATCACCTCGAGCAGCGCTTCCTCGAAGCTCGAGACGGCGGAGGCGCTCGGCGCCGAGCGCTACGCGCCTTACGAGTTCTGGTACGCGAAGTTGCACCTTCACAAGGCCATGGAAGAGGCCTCGACGGCCGACTACGGCGACGCGATCAAGTTCGCGGGCACGGCTGAAGAGTACGCCGAGAAAGCCATCGTCCTCGCGAAACAAGCGCACGAGGGATCGGGCCGATGA
- a CDS encoding OmpA family protein yields the protein MKSKMQKAARPRGRFVLPALVIVALGQASCSQVSGMRGDIEGLTKIAGQAERNGAIRCAPRELATAKSHLTFAETELDQGFLFKAKAHLDIARANAHAAYDLSPPQKCAERGFIEEETPPPPPPPPPPPPPGDCDGDGYLDPQDTKCPCEAETWNGVQDEDGCPDDPDTDGDGLPDSKDSCVLLPEDKDGYLDDDGCPELDNDLDTILDDADKDPSTGKSCANDPEDPDGYEDADGCPEPDNDKDTVVDLEDQCPNEPGVAGGDKPGCPKKPSLVVVTEKEIKITQQIHFEFDKDKIRPESFPILDAVAQVLQDNPKIKIEIQGHTDNKGSAVYNKKLSDRRAAAVLKYLVAKGIEPGRLTSHGYGMEVPLVPNTTDQNRALNRRVQFVRTEGQK from the coding sequence ATGAAGAGCAAGATGCAGAAGGCGGCGCGTCCTCGCGGGCGTTTTGTGCTGCCCGCGCTCGTGATCGTGGCGCTCGGTCAGGCCTCGTGCTCGCAGGTGTCGGGCATGCGCGGCGACATCGAGGGCCTGACGAAGATCGCGGGCCAGGCCGAGCGCAACGGCGCGATCCGCTGCGCGCCGCGTGAGCTCGCGACGGCGAAGAGCCACCTCACGTTCGCGGAGACGGAGCTCGATCAGGGCTTCTTGTTCAAGGCGAAGGCGCACCTCGACATCGCGCGCGCGAACGCGCACGCGGCCTACGACCTCTCGCCGCCGCAGAAGTGCGCCGAGCGTGGCTTCATCGAGGAAGAGACGCCGCCGCCGCCGCCCCCGCCGCCGCCCCCGCCGCCTCCTGGAGATTGCGACGGCGACGGCTACCTCGATCCGCAGGACACGAAGTGCCCGTGCGAGGCCGAGACGTGGAACGGCGTCCAGGACGAGGACGGCTGCCCCGACGATCCGGACACGGACGGCGACGGCTTGCCGGACTCGAAGGATAGCTGCGTCCTCTTGCCCGAGGACAAGGACGGCTACCTCGACGACGACGGCTGCCCGGAGCTCGACAACGACCTCGACACGATCCTCGACGACGCGGACAAGGATCCTTCGACGGGCAAGAGCTGCGCGAACGATCCCGAGGATCCGGACGGCTACGAGGACGCCGACGGCTGCCCCGAGCCGGACAACGACAAGGACACGGTCGTCGACCTCGAGGACCAGTGCCCGAACGAGCCGGGCGTGGCCGGCGGCGACAAACCTGGGTGCCCGAAGAAGCCCTCTCTCGTCGTCGTGACGGAGAAGGAGATCAAGATCACCCAGCAGATCCACTTCGAGTTCGACAAGGACAAGATCCGCCCGGAGAGCTTCCCGATCCTCGACGCGGTCGCGCAAGTTCTTCAGGACAACCCGAAGATCAAGATCGAGATCCAGGGCCACACGGACAACAAGGGTTCGGCCGTGTACAACAAGAAGCTCTCGGATCGCCGCGCTGCGGCCGTCTTGAAGTACCTCGTGGCGAAGGGCATCGAGCCGGGCCGGCTCACGTCGCACGGCTACGGTATGGAAGTCCCCCTCGTCCCGAACACGACCGATCAGAATCGCGCGCTCAATCGACGCGTGCAATTTGTCCGGACCGAAGGTCAGAAGTAA
- a CDS encoding type IV pilus twitching motility protein PilT: MTAETPGREPLRYTIQQLLKVMVDKGASDMHITRNSPPLLRIDGSVVPLKLPPLNDEDTKELCYSVLSEDQRITFEKKNELDLSFGLSNVSRFRANIFMQRGAVAGAFRQIPFKILTFEDLGLPPVAAEIANKPRGLVLVTGPTGSGKSTTLASIIDKINSEQRLHIITVEDPIEYIHNHKLSVVNQREVGADTASFKDALKYILRQDPDAVLVGEMRDLETIEAALTIAETGHLVFATLHTNSAVSSINRIIDVFPAHQQSQVRAQLSFTLAAVMTQQLVPKVGGGRALAVEIMVPNAAIRNLIREDKLHQIYSQMQVGQAGSGMQTMNQCLYGLYQRRLISLEDALAHAGDIEELRAMIEGRAVRRGPAT; this comes from the coding sequence ATGACCGCGGAGACGCCGGGGCGCGAGCCGCTCCGTTACACGATCCAGCAGCTCCTCAAGGTCATGGTCGACAAGGGGGCGAGCGACATGCACATCACGCGGAACTCGCCTCCGCTCTTGCGCATCGACGGCTCGGTCGTCCCGCTCAAGCTCCCGCCGCTCAACGACGAGGACACGAAGGAGCTCTGCTACTCGGTCCTCAGCGAGGATCAGAGGATCACCTTCGAGAAGAAGAACGAGCTCGACCTCTCCTTCGGCCTTTCGAATGTCTCCCGCTTCCGCGCCAACATCTTCATGCAGCGCGGCGCCGTCGCGGGCGCGTTCCGCCAGATCCCCTTCAAGATCCTGACCTTCGAAGACCTCGGCTTGCCGCCCGTCGCCGCCGAGATCGCCAACAAGCCCCGCGGCCTCGTGCTCGTCACCGGCCCGACCGGCTCCGGCAAGAGCACCACGCTCGCGAGCATCATCGACAAGATCAACTCCGAGCAGCGCCTGCACATCATCACGGTCGAGGACCCGATCGAGTACATCCACAACCACAAGCTCTCGGTCGTGAACCAGCGCGAGGTCGGCGCCGACACGGCCTCGTTCAAGGACGCGCTCAAGTACATCCTCCGCCAGGATCCGGACGCCGTGCTCGTCGGCGAGATGCGCGACCTCGAGACCATCGAGGCGGCGCTCACGATCGCCGAGACGGGCCACCTCGTCTTCGCCACGCTGCACACGAACAGCGCGGTCTCCTCGATCAACCGCATCATCGACGTCTTCCCCGCGCATCAGCAGTCGCAGGTCCGCGCGCAGCTCAGCTTCACGCTCGCGGCGGTCATGACGCAGCAGCTCGTCCCGAAGGTCGGCGGAGGCCGCGCGCTCGCGGTGGAGATCATGGTGCCGAACGCGGCCATCCGGAACCTCATCCGCGAGGACAAACTCCACCAGATCTACTCGCAGATGCAGGTCGGCCAGGCGGGCAGCGGCATGCAGACGATGAACCAGTGCCTCTACGGCCTCTACCAGCGCCGCTTGATCTCGCTCGAAGACGCGCTCGCGCACGCGGGTGACATCGAGGAGCTGCGCGCCATGATCGAAGGGCGCGCCGTCCGCCGAGGCCCCGCTACCTAG
- a CDS encoding PilZ domain-containing protein, producing the protein MSARDHFRAHGRKRMELEATLLDQEGRARGVTIRDLGLGGAGLEILDRDISGSAGDELTPDTSVTLEVTTPSLWDPLRLNGTVAWIRRGTPGGRRTRAGIRFEHHDAGTLLSLFQILS; encoded by the coding sequence ATGTCCGCACGGGACCACTTCCGCGCGCACGGACGAAAGCGCATGGAGCTCGAGGCCACCCTCCTCGACCAGGAGGGCCGCGCCCGCGGCGTGACCATCCGCGATCTCGGGCTCGGCGGCGCCGGACTGGAGATCCTCGACCGTGACATTTCCGGCAGTGCTGGGGACGAGCTCACCCCCGATACGTCCGTCACCCTGGAGGTGACGACGCCGTCGCTCTGGGATCCGCTCCGCTTGAACGGGACCGTCGCCTGGATCCGCCGCGGCACGCCCGGCGGACGCCGCACCCGCGCCGGCATCCGCTTCGAACACCACGACGCAGGCACGCTGCTGTCGCTCTTCCAGATCCTCTCGTAG
- the lexA gene encoding transcriptional repressor LexA: MQGLTERQQQVLHYIRQSINERGYPPTLREIGAHMGIRSTNGVNDHLRALERKGYLTREDMKSRALRPKDMSAANTRADEPISLPAEAPEDDLLEVPVVGRIAAGLPLLAEEHLIDTVRIDRMMVRGNREVFGLKVTGDSMIEAGILNGDYIFVRRQPTAQRGEIVVALIGDEATVKYYFPEKDYVRFQPANSKMAPILVRATDFKPTMLLGVVVGVFRRL; encoded by the coding sequence ATGCAAGGCCTCACCGAGCGCCAACAGCAGGTTCTGCACTACATCCGCCAGTCCATCAACGAGCGGGGATATCCGCCCACGTTGCGGGAGATCGGCGCACACATGGGCATTCGCTCCACGAACGGGGTGAACGATCACCTGCGTGCGCTCGAGCGGAAGGGGTACTTGACGCGGGAGGACATGAAGAGCCGGGCCTTGCGTCCGAAGGACATGTCCGCCGCGAACACACGAGCGGACGAGCCGATCTCGCTGCCCGCCGAGGCGCCCGAGGACGACTTGCTCGAGGTCCCGGTCGTCGGCCGGATCGCCGCGGGTTTGCCGCTGCTCGCCGAGGAGCACCTGATCGACACGGTCCGCATCGATCGGATGATGGTCCGTGGCAACCGCGAGGTCTTCGGCTTGAAGGTGACCGGCGACTCGATGATCGAGGCTGGCATCTTGAACGGCGACTACATCTTCGTCCGGCGCCAGCCCACGGCGCAGCGCGGCGAGATCGTGGTGGCGCTCATCGGGGACGAAGCGACGGTCAAGTATTACTTCCCCGAGAAGGACTACGTCCGGTTCCAGCCGGCGAACTCGAAGATGGCCCCGATCCTCGTGCGGGCCACGGACTTCAAGCCGACGATGCTGCTCGGCGTCGTGGTCGGCGTCTTCCGCAGACTTTGA